The sequence below is a genomic window from Paenibacillus silvisoli.
GAGAGGATTGAAGGTGTCTGAATATGGAGAATGACCGCACCCTTGACAGAAGCGCTTTTCCCGATGAGTTGAACGTCATGCTGGCGTTCATGCAGATGAATGACGATCCGCAAGCGCAGGTGAGGGTCAAGCCATCGGTGCCGAACATCGATTGGAATCAATTTCTTAAACTGGTCCGGCATCATCGCGTCTACCCGCAGCTGCATGCGCAGCTGAAGAACAGCCAATTGATTCCTGCCGATGTCCTGCAAGCCCTTCATCTGGATTACGGGAAGAATGCGTTTCGAATGCTGCGTTTGAGCGGCGAACTGGAACGGGTATGCAAAGCTTTGCAGAAGCAGGGGATTGCTTCGTTAGTGTTAAAGGGACCGGTGCTTGCCAAGCATCTATACGGCGATCTCTCGCTCCGAACGTCCAAGGATTTGGATATTCTGATCCCGATGGACGGCGTCGAGACGGCTGAAGAGCTTTTGACCGGGCTCGGCTATGAAAGCGACAGCCAAGTTCCGCGGTTGTTCAATTGGAAGTGGAAGCAGCACCATGTTTCGTATACGCACCCGCAAACGAGAATTCAAGTGGAACTTCATTGGCGCCTCAATTCCGACATGGGAAAAGAGCCTTCGTTCGAGGAGCTCTGGGAGCGGAGAAGCCGCAGCTCGCTTACGAATTACGAGATATATAGGCTCGGGAACGAGGATCTCTTCATGTATCTTGTTTCGCATGGCGCCCGTCACGGCTGGTTCAGGCTGAGGTGGCTGGCGGACATTGACCGGATGCTGCGTCAACGGCTCGATTTCGGAGCGCTAATTCCGCTCATGCGCCGTTACCGATGCCTTCATCTGGGCGGACAGGCGCTCACGCTCGCTTCCGCGCTGCTGGGTACGCCGATCCCAAGCGAAGCCAAGCCGATGGCCGCCGGCAGCCATCCGCGCGATTTGGCGCGGCGCTCGCTTGATTTAATCCGGGCCGATTGCTCGCCGGAGTCCGGCTCCAAGGAAATGGCGAGAACCTATAAGCGATACTTGTACGCATTGAAAACGCCGGGGCAAAAGTCGGTCTATCTTGTCAGTCAGCTGTATCCCAGCTTCAGGGATACGGAGGCGTTCCCGCTTCCGAAAGCATTGCATTTCCTATACTTTCCCTTAAGGCCGTTCGTTTGGCTATGGCGGCAAACCCAGCTGGTCGATAAGCGGCAGCAGCTCCGGAGGTAACCATGAGCGCAATAGCCGGT
It includes:
- a CDS encoding nucleotidyltransferase domain-containing protein; this encodes MENDRTLDRSAFPDELNVMLAFMQMNDDPQAQVRVKPSVPNIDWNQFLKLVRHHRVYPQLHAQLKNSQLIPADVLQALHLDYGKNAFRMLRLSGELERVCKALQKQGIASLVLKGPVLAKHLYGDLSLRTSKDLDILIPMDGVETAEELLTGLGYESDSQVPRLFNWKWKQHHVSYTHPQTRIQVELHWRLNSDMGKEPSFEELWERRSRSSLTNYEIYRLGNEDLFMYLVSHGARHGWFRLRWLADIDRMLRQRLDFGALIPLMRRYRCLHLGGQALTLASALLGTPIPSEAKPMAAGSHPRDLARRSLDLIRADCSPESGSKEMARTYKRYLYALKTPGQKSVYLVSQLYPSFRDTEAFPLPKALHFLYFPLRPFVWLWRQTQLVDKRQQLRR